The proteins below come from a single Anguilla rostrata isolate EN2019 chromosome 3, ASM1855537v3, whole genome shotgun sequence genomic window:
- the sox3 gene encoding transcription factor Sox-3: MYNMMETEIKSPHPQSNTGSVAGAKNNNSANDQDRVKRPMNAFMVWSRGQRRKMAQENPKMHNSEISKRLGADWKLLTDAEKRPFIDEAKRLRAMHMKEHPDYKYRPRRKTKPLLKKDKYSLPGGLLAPGATTVNNGVSVGQRMDSYAHMNGWTSSAYSLMQDQLGYSQHPSMNSQQIQQMHRYEMAGLQYPMMSTAQTYMNAASTYSMSPTYTQQTTSAMGLGSMASVCKTEPSSPPPAITSHSQRACLGDLRDMISMYLPPGGDGTDHSTLQTSRLHSVHQHYQSAGTGVNGTLPLTHI; the protein is encoded by the coding sequence ATGTATAACATgatggaaacagaaataaaaagccCGCACCCGCAGTCCAATACGGGCTCGGTGGCGGGcgccaaaaacaacaacagtgccAACGACCAGGACCGAGTAAAGCGTCCCATGAATGCGTTCATGGTGTGGTCCCGGGGCCAACGGAGAAAGATGGCTCAGGAGAATCCCAAGATGCACAACTCGGAGATCAGCAAGCGCCTGGGTGCAGACTGGAAGCTGCTGACGGATGCAGAGAAGCGACCCTTCATTGACGAGGCCAAGCGTCTGCGAGCCATGCACATGAAGGAACATCCGGATTATAAATACCGACCACGCAGAAAGACCAAGCCCTTGCTCAAGAAAGACAAGTACTCTTTGCCCGGAGGACTCTTGGCGCCAGGTGCCACCACTGTCAACAACGGTGTCTCGGTTGGACAGCGGATGGACAGTTATGCGCACATGAATGGATGGACCAGCAGTGCCTACTCTCTTATGCAGGACCAGCTGGGCTACTCACAGCATCCCAGCATGAACAGTCAGCAGATCCAGCAGATGCACCGCTATGAGATGGCCGGGCTCCAGTACCCCATGATGTCTACTGCCCAAACCTACATGAACGCCGCGTCCACGTATAGCATGTCCCCAACCTACACACAGCAGACCACCAGCGCGATGGGCTTGGGTAGCATGGCGTCTGTGTGCAAGACCGAACCGAGCTCACCACCCCCGGCCATTACATCGCACTCCCAAAGAGCGTGTTTGGGGGACCTGAGGGATATGATAAGCATGTATCTGCCTCCCGGGGGTGACGGCACGGATCACTCCACTCTGCAAACGAGTCGGTTACACAGCGTGCACCAGCACTACCAGAGTGCTGGGACTGGCGTAAACGGAACGCTACCCCTCACTCAcatttga